GCCTTTGTCGTTCCATGCGCATACGGCTTTAATGCGATATCTTCGCCAGAAGCCCGATGTTCCGTTGAATGTAACACAAATTCAGTGGCAAAGTCCCTGGGTGTCTCGATGGTGCGGCAGAGACACTGATCTCTTTTACGTCTTTGTCAAGTACATCCATTTGTTGTACGCGGACGCCATACCATCATACCTTGAGAAGAGTGGGCGCGTCCTATCCCCGGGTTTGCTTCCGGTCCATGCCCAAATTCTTGTTGTTCTTGAGGATACTCTATACAAGCAATCCCAAAACCCAGCACAAGAGAGTTCTCATAATACTGCAGCAATCACTTTCGACGATTTCATTGAAGGCGCTGATGGATCGGCTTCAGCGCTTCCGCTAGGAGCAGCTAACAGCCATCGCTCTATGGCGGAGAACCGCTTGATCATACTTCTCCGAGACTACCTGTCCGAGTCCTCGCTTGAGCCCAACCACGCACGATTATTCTATGCGGAGTCATTCTGCCTAATTTTGAAAACAACTGCGCAGCGGACCTCCTTGTTTGATCATAATGCGTGCTTTCTTCTATGCGATTTTGTCGAGGAAGTCATACCTATAATTGCACGATACTCGAAAATGATAGAGATGGACTTGTTCGACTGGAAATTTTGGCTTGAAGCTTGTCGCCAGATGATGCAAAGCCACAACTCACTCACTGAAGTTCGAGTCTTCTCATTTTTGTTTGGCATTTGGGGTACATGGACCGGCTCcgaagaaaggaaagcagACCTTTGCCTTGGGTTTCTGCTCGATGAGCCACTATTTTATCATTATTTTAGTCACTGGAGCCCCATGGTCCGCGCCTATTTCCACCGTCTTCTGTGTTGGCGGTTGGGCAGGTTTAATGGTGACCCAACACCGCTTGACTCGTAAGTGAACCAATGAACTGCTGAGCATAGTGTTGCTGGGCGTACTAATCATAATCATGGCAGTATTATATATGAAACTCTATCGAATCGGTTACAGCGCCTGTGGCGGTTTTATCTAACCACTCAATCCAACGCAGAAAGTGGACTTGCAGCGCCATTGTCCTCTGCACCCTGTACGCCAGCACCAGGGCGCCGAATAATCATTATTCGATGTGATAACCCGATGTCCCCTTCGAATCTTTTTATGTCCTTTGATCGTGTACTCCCCCCATCGGTGCCTAACCAAACCTCGAACACCAATTCCTCAAACGTAGATACTGTTTCCGAAGCCGATAATCCCCCGAAGAAACGATGGAATATCCTCAAGGCTGTGTTTGGCTCCTCCCGATCGAATGAAGAGGTCTCCTCAGCCACCAGCTCTGATGATTCGGATACAACGGTTTCGGACTCACCTACGGCTGGAGAGAAAAGCTCGGATGTCAACTCCTGTGGGGAGCAGTGTCGACCAAAGACCCCGCATCAACCGTATACCTTCAAATTCTCATTGGAGTGGATGGATCGGCCACAGTGGCCGAGCAAAAATAAGCGGTTATACATCCCCTCTCTCCCTGTGGCGTCGCAGCTGCATTTACAGCTCCGAAGGTCAATGCTCAAAGCAGATGATGGTGATACAACCTCGGACGATACCACTGACTCTGAAATCGAAGGGGATGACGTGAAGCGAGATATCCTTGGTACGGGCACCAATGGCACGGCTCATACCGACGGAGGGATCAAAACTTCCTCAAAGAAGAACGACAAAACTGTTCCAGCGGATGATAAGCTTGCGTCTAGCAAGTATGCTGGTCGCGCTCTTGCGGAATGGGCACAAATTGTGTCAGAGTGTGATAGCTTCTTTTCCCGAAGGCGCGACGAGGGCGTGCCCTGTGATCGCATGGTGGAAACCCCAACGCTGGGCGTTGAGGGTTTCCGGAAGTAACCAACTGGGCAATGTCCTCGAGAGTGTTACTGGCATTCTGTTCGACCATTTCATCTATTTGCGTACAAGTCACCGACTGAAGAGGCCTACATCCTCTATCAAACACTGGCCGACTGGCCACTACCTCCCCCTGCATCTTACGTAATTTCTTTTCCCTGTCTCTTCCTGTCTTCTAGTACTTGGCATCTCAAAGGGTAATACTGGGAAACATCAAACCATCATACATCATGGACTGGGCGGCACAATGCATTACACGGATTCGTTAATCAACTTCTTTATCTTCCTCAGTCTCCCTGTATATATACCCCTGATACATACCATTCTGCATCATAATGTCCCCGGCGCACAACGTGGATAAAGGTTTATTCCATGCCTTTTATTTCATTTTATTgcatttttttctttttgcgTTCTATCTTTTTTGTCAAAATTGTCCGTTTTTCAGCATCGGCTTAACGCGGGAGGTCGCCAACTTTTGGGTGTCACATCATATCTACGGTTGTGTTTTTTTgtcccttctctcttcttttaACAACCAAGTGGTGTGGGGATGCTGCTCGATAGCTACACTCGGTGTAGGATATGGAAATAGTAATGGAAAAAGGTCTAGATCCGGACCACTTTTTCTCTTCGAGGTTAACATGCCCTTATTGCTTTGTAGCACGTACTCCTAAGTAGACAACAACCTAGTACTATGTTATGCATGGTATTAGGTCAAAGTCTCACGGATGGACTGCGGTCGAATTTGGATCAATTCTCGGCTACCTGGAAGTAAGTAGCAGAATAAAGCTCGATACTTGAAGGTCAACGAGCAAATAATAAAACCAAGTATCCATTTAATAACACTGAAGTTTTGAAAAGTTGTACACTAAACCAATGAAGAGCTAGAAGCGAACTAAGCACACCGTAGACAGAGGGTAGGACgatccaaaaaaaaaaaaaaaaaaaaaaaaatgaggCGTGATGAAATGCGATATGCAATATGTGACGGAAATGCAAGAGGCATCTCTTTCATAGGTTACAGGAGAGCTATATAGGTACAAGAGATACGTAAAAGTGGAAGTCAAGCGCATTTACTTTTGAGTTAGAAGTGTTCGAGAAAAGATCGGATTCGTCTCATACAAATCGGGGTGCAAACAGTGATGAGGAACTAGAttgttggtgatgatgtGAGATATACATACAGAGTAGGATGAATACGGTGATATATACGGTAGACAAGAGGCCACGGAGGTAATGACGGCAAATAGGTAGGTAGCTGAGTCTAGAAAGTTCCCGGGGAGGTAAATCGGAGAATATATATGCACATGGTGTAGTCGCTGAGaaaaagagatatatacgAGTAGAAAGGAGGTCAATCAGTCATGTAATAACTTGTCGCCCGCATCGAGGATAATGCCGGCGATTCGGTCCACCCATTCCTGTGTTAGCGTCCAGTTTTTCGCTTCGAGACTGTCCTGGATAGCTGGGAAGATGGCGGCGTCGTAGCCGGACCAAAGCTGGGGCCCGAAGACAACGTGTTTGAATTGTGTGCGGTTGGGTATCTAGAGTTGGTTAGTTATCAGTTGCTTCAGTGTCAAGTGATGTATTGTACTTACCCCGCCACCAAACCGGTTGTCAAGAAGGTTGACGTCGAGTTTAGCCATCCGGAAATTGTGCGACATGCGCTGCAGGGCTATCATGTTATTCTCGAACCCACCAGCACCCCATACAGCATCGTGCCATAGCTTCGGCCACTGCTGGAACTGCTCCGCGTCCACTCGAAGCTTTGAAGTGGCGTTGTACAAAGGTGTTAGGTTGACGGAGGCATCCTTTGAGGCGCTGTTATCGACGGGCACATCCTTGGATTTTGCATAACGTTCCAGGTCAATAACATAACTAGCCAAGCGCTCTGCGTATACCTCCACGTCGTATGGTAGGATCGGGTTATCCGCAAATTGAAGGAGTAGTAGGCCCCAGAACTGGCCAAGGATCTTGTGATACTGGAAACCAGGGTCTCCAAATTTTGACATCCAATCATAGTTTTCATGGCAACTATGGTATGGGTACGGGTCTCCGGTGAACCCAAAGTCTATACTGGAGATTCCGGCGAGATCCTGGAAAGGCACATAATCACTTCCGGCTCCTAGAGGTGGGaacctcttctttttctgttcCCAGATGTCTTTCAGTGTCTCATTGGTGACAGGATCCGAAATTCGGCCTAGAACTTGCATGACAACGCGCTCATATAGAGGACAGCCCGCAGCTTCAAAGTCTGTGCCGCTCACACCAACGTCAACGTTGATATAGGCGTACGCATTCCCACGCAGGTTGTCCATACTTTCCTCCACGTGCTCGGTAGAACCGATCAGGTTATATTCTTCTGCATCCCAGCTAGCAAACTCGATCGTCCGGAGTGGCCGCCAGCCTAACGTCAGAAGTTCACCAAAGACACGGATAAGCTCAAGGAAAACAGCAGTCCCGCTGCCTGGGTCTGCACTTCCCAAACACCATGAGTCGCGATGGTTACCGACGATGATTTTCTTCTCGGGTTCTTCCATCCCGTAAATCCTCCCAATAACATTGTATATGGGCTGTCGGTCTACATCATCTTGAATGTTCATTAGATTGACAATAGGTGATTTTTCATCACCTGTCCACCAGTGCTTGACCTCGGgaacaccaccaacccatTTCTTCGGTACCTTTGAGCCATGACCCTCGAGCACCTGCAGAAGCCTCTGGGCGTCGCGCCAGGCCAGAGGAAGACTAGGTATCCCTGGTGCACCAATAGCCTGATCAAGGCTTAACCTCGTTTTCATTTTAGGGGTTGATGCAAACCCCGGGGAGAGGAGATCTCCAACCACGTACGACATCTGGCTGACGGCGCCTCTCTGGACGCCATCCGACGGCATAAACCGTCCATTCGGGTAGGCTGCGCCTCGAACAAATCCATCGTCAGACGGATCGGAGTAGATGATGCAGCCTGCAGCACCCACGAGTTCGGCGGCTTTGACTTTCAAAGCACGATCTGACTCGGTCCCATAATAACGAACAAGAGCGATAGAACCATTCAAGTTAACCCCCTTATCTGTTAAATGTTGAAAATCCTCCCGAGATCCGTAATTCGCGTAAACGAGGTGACCCGTGACATTTGCTGATTTTGAGTGCCCGTGAAATACGGGAGTTTGGGCATCCTGCTCTTCAAGAATGGCCTCCCATTTGAGGTCAGGAGGATCCACGATAGCTACCCTTCTTCCATCCTTCTGGGGGTAGTTCAAGTACACCTGGTACTCTTCCATGTTTATCGCCTCCAAACCTGCATCCTCAAATGCTCGTTGTATCCATTCGGCAAGCACGTAGCTTCCTTCCGTGCCTGCTATGTGCGGAAACTCCGTCACCCTCCTTAAATTCTCGGCGATATTTGACTCGTTGATGTGACCCTGTACGAAATTCTCCACTGACGCCGCGTTATAGGTCTGACCGACCACAAAGCGTGAACTGAGATTAAATATATCCGAAACAACGAAAACGTAAATTATGGCGACAACGAGTAATAGTCCGAACAGGCGAAGCATGATGATACATCCATTAGAGCTCAAGCTCGTCCGGGCTGCATTCAGGTCAATAGTAAATTTGAAATTCGGTAGATACTGACGGAATGGGAGGTTTATTGACGATAAAGTTCGGCCTAGATTACTGAAGGGCTTCGAGAATCGAGATCGTAACCGGGAGCGCTGAGACGTCTGCTggccatcctcgacatccatcTGGTCAAGTTCTCCGCGCAACTCCTCCAGCGACCCCCTTTCCGACGCAGCAGGTGAAGAGGATAAATCATCGACACTATTTCGGACAGATTCTACTGTAGGAGGATGGTACCCATGCGGTCGGGTTTGAGGCCCGTCGCGGGCGGCGGTTCTGCGGTCATCGTGAAGCAGGGCCTGGCCTTCCGGATCGTCACTGCCTTGGTCGGGGAGATGCGTTCGGGACGAGCTGGCTCGGTTGGCGGTCGCCTCTTCATAAGACGGTATCGGAAGGGAATCATATTCATATTTCTCATCTATAGCCATGGCGGATGGATCGGGGCTCTATGGAGCCGTGCGAGCAGGACAGAAAGGCAGGGAGCGGCGCAGCGGGATCATGATCTGGGGAAAGGAACGGCTAGGATAGACATGCTCCCTGAAACGGAACGATCGAAGTAAATCAGCGGCGAGAACGAGCGATAAGAATAAAGGGATTAAAATcaacaagaaaaagagaatGGATGGCTTCTCGTCGGGAAAGGGTCGAGGAGTGTCGATTACGGGGTAAGGATGAGGTGAGGGAGTGCGAAGCCACTTGGGATTGGcgttggcattggcattggcattggcatctCCAAACGCTCCGGGCGAACAACCAGAACTCACGCGTGGCGCAGGCAATTCACGAACAGACCCACTGTAACTATCAGGCAGACAAGTTCAGTGGTTTCTGGAATTCTGATTCCATTCCGAGTTTGGGGATTATTAAGGAGCATGAAGCTTTTGACTGGGCGAGGCGACATGGAATGGAACTGCATTCCTGCAGCCATCTACAGAGGCTGTTATACTCGCCTCAGACCGTCCTTGTTCAGGCCGCTTATCAGCCGCCGTTTCAAGACAAAACCGTGGCTCAGCAGACACTTCTCATGCCCAGACCATCTTCCAGACGCCCTGATGGGCTGGTGGCTCGATGGCTACGTTTCAGCATGAATCACGCAAGATTACTAATTATACATAGCATAACTTAGTTCTTCAATCTACCGCCTTAGCATGTGACTCGCTGGTATATCCTGACTAATCATGTTTTTATCCCAAGACATCATTCGATTATTCCGCTGGTAATTCCTGATATATGCAGAAAGCTGGTCCGTATAATCCTTTGGAATCAGTAAATTGTAGCAGAGCTACCAATTTTGGTATGGTGTCGTGCAAACTGGCCGCTTCTGTCTGTACGCTGACTATATATCCTGACTACTCGAGGAAAAGTTGCATAGTGCTTTTAAGAGATATACTTATACAGGTATGAGCAGAATATCAACACT
The nucleotide sequence above comes from Aspergillus puulaauensis MK2 DNA, chromosome 3, nearly complete sequence. Encoded proteins:
- a CDS encoding DUF1765 domain-containing protein (COG:S;~EggNog:ENOG410PITE;~InterPro:IPR013887;~PFAM:PF08578), with the translated sequence MSPPAPEVTTTQQDDQESWLSRAASYNNLPDLSTSEPGSPGLRRTFSDLTFQKQSDAPSKEDVAAGKDILRRTSLRRSKDKSTVAVSRFTVSTENLADTPPSEPPKPPPKVPQTRAPSPVARPSKARSMSGRLVSFARKPWMSNSPNRSSSPPSKTSRLRTLQGEDSSSQAPSSRSSGSLDLARGPDPAAPSRKRTILSKRPRRPMVAVVTQSRADSPSTQSSPSPRSLLPKGSLERLTSSFNVSTPVLPPTSKTSGPSGNSSGGQDPPKKKDELWNAFRGLEADFQKFQTKSSALKANVIRSSLVPFLNRPHPIKNIKSLRPEDLDRRVNILNKWWTGLLDMLNGKHNQSISGTDRPVYLEAVVGIMSRPEWRIPFPMPIPDPQLPKPLQHTATSISETSEASSGSDFLVESIHHNIRNIFTQNLMSQMAFVVERMSMRHAPASLVTFCGKACAYAFFFCPGVADVLVRLWNIPPSVFRRVYAESHVDTTSGLRAMAQELALSVPPALRPLSFHAHTALMRYLRQKPDVPLNVTQIQWQSPWVSRWCGRDTDLFYVFVKYIHLLYADAIPSYLEKSGRVLSPGLLPVHAQILVVLEDTLYKQSQNPAQESSHNTAAITFDDFIEGADGSASALPLGAANSHRSMAENRLIILLRDYLSESSLEPNHARLFYAESFCLILKTTAQRTSLFDHNACFLLCDFVEEVIPIIARYSKMIEMDLFDWKFWLEACRQMMQSHNSLTEVRVFSFLFGIWGTWTGSEERKADLCLGFLLDEPLFYHYFSHWSPMVRAYFHRLLCWRLGRFNGDPTPLDSIIYETLSNRLQRLWRFYLTTQSNAESGLAAPLSSAPCTPAPGRRIIIIRCDNPMSPSNLFMSFDRVLPPSVPNQTSNTNSSNVDTVSEADNPPKKRWNILKAVFGSSRSNEEVSSATSSDDSDTTVSDSPTAGEKSSDVNSCGEQCRPKTPHQPYTFKFSLEWMDRPQWPSKNKRLYIPSLPVASQLHLQLRRSMLKADDGDTTSDDTTDSEIEGDDVKRDILGTGTNGTAHTDGGIKTSSKKNDKTVPADDKLASSKYAGRALAEWAQIVSECDSFFSRRRDEGVPCDRMVETPTLGVEGFRK
- a CDS encoding M28 family metallopeptidase (COG:O,P;~EggNog:ENOG410PI29;~InterPro:IPR036757,IPR007365,IPR003137,IPR039373, IPR007484;~MEROPS:MER0015691;~PFAM:PF04253,PF02225,PF04389;~TransMembrane:1 (i165-183o)), with translation MAIDEKYEYDSLPIPSYEEATANRASSSRTHLPDQGSDDPEGQALLHDDRRTAARDGPQTRPHGYHPPTVESVRNSVDDLSSSPAASERGSLEELRGELDQMDVEDGQQTSQRSRLRSRFSKPFSNLGRTLSSINLPFRQYLPNFKFTIDLNAARTSLSSNGCIIMLRLFGLLLVVAIIYVFVVSDIFNLSSRFVVGQTYNAASVENFVQGHINESNIAENLRRVTEFPHIAGTEGSYVLAEWIQRAFEDAGLEAINMEEYQVYLNYPQKDGRRVAIVDPPDLKWEAILEEQDAQTPVFHGHSKSANVTGHLVYANYGSREDFQHLTDKGVNLNGSIALVRYYGTESDRALKVKAAELVGAAGCIIYSDPSDDGFVRGAAYPNGRFMPSDGVQRGAVSQMSYVVGDLLSPGFASTPKMKTRLSLDQAIGAPGIPSLPLAWRDAQRLLQVLEGHGSKVPKKWVGGVPEVKHWWTGDEKSPIVNLMNIQDDVDRQPIYNVIGRIYGMEEPEKKIIVGNHRDSWCLGSADPGSGTAVFLELIRVFGELLTLGWRPLRTIEFASWDAEEYNLIGSTEHVEESMDNLRGNAYAYINVDVGVSGTDFEAAGCPLYERVVMQVLGRISDPVTNETLKDIWEQKKKRFPPLGAGSDYVPFQDLAGISSIDFGFTGDPYPYHSCHENYDWMSKFGDPGFQYHKILGQFWGLLLLQFADNPILPYDVEVYAERLASYVIDLERYAKSKDVPVDNSASKDASVNLTPLYNATSKLRVDAEQFQQWPKLWHDAVWGAGGFENNMIALQRMSHNFRMAKLDVNLLDNRFGGGIPNRTQFKHVVFGPQLWSGYDAAIFPAIQDSLEAKNWTLTQEWVDRIAGIILDAGDKLLHD